From Vanessa cardui chromosome 11, ilVanCard2.1, whole genome shotgun sequence, the proteins below share one genomic window:
- the LOC124533906 gene encoding L-ascorbate oxidase-like: MRLLILSLFIIANVSNNSKASLESILPNKENIFLTDTTKSSDKSCNRPCKFNVKPRRCHYDFEISPAFGDDERPALAINGQTPGPVIHVCLNDIIVVIVKNKIPSQDITIHWHGIEQKGTPYMDGVPMITQCPISYGSVYEYAFAASSPGTFFYHSDSVLHQSDGVYGALIVDQPQPLEPHAALYDYDRSDEHTLLIGARFPELLTAKLEDTKQIRPDGLVINGDEVSTKIFVIPGYGYRLRLVNAIALECPLVIHAYRHMMTVIATDGKSVQPVMTSAVKLYPGERMDVVVRSDQPTGGYWIDVTGQGDCEGLKARAMLLYSGFNYTSMLTEEPNLETYPGLETRETISGQQLQSQRDVPSVSSVKSIYLGIDKTYPKFKDNDIDFRYISDAVPNKPFIPAALSSLDNVLQINGKNFLYPNAPYLLKPRDVRSETICLVGEEASNKQPQCVLVLNAKLNEVVELVLANEGQRNNDTYTFHMHGYGLQVVTTWRSPDNKPITKEEIQRLERDGKIPRNLKNPPVKDTFMVPNKGLTVVRFTPTVGGSWLLECRSCSFTLPVAIIISVPLSIPKLVLDSLPSCGNYRPADVLLN, translated from the exons ATGAGGTTATTAATACTTTCGTTGTTTATTATTGCTAATGTTAGCAACAATAGCAAAGCATCTCTGGAAAGTATTTTGCCAAATAAGGAGAATATTTTTCTAACTGACACCACTAAAAGTTCTG ACAAATCGTGTAACCGACCTTGCAAATTCAATGTGAAACCTCGACGGTGTCATTATGATTTCGAAATAAGTCCAGCATTTGGTGATGATGAAAGGCCGGCGTTAGCTATTAACGGTCAAACCCCGGGACCAGTAATCCATGTCTGTTTAAATGACATCATTGTAGTTatagttaaaaacaaaatacccaGTCAAGATATTACGATTCATTGGCATGGCATCGAACAGAAAGGCACTCCGTATATGGATGGAGTACCGATGATAACACAGTGTCCGATTTCTTATGGATCTGTTTACGAATATGCGTTCGCTGCTTCGTCCCCTGGGACGTTTTTCTATCATTCAGATTCAG TTCTACATCAGAGCGATGGTGTTTACGGAGCTCTCATAGTTGACCAGCCGCAACCTTTGGAACCACACGCTGCATTATACGACTATGATAGAAGTGACGAACATACATTACTAATTGGCGCTAGATTTCCGGAATTACTGACAGCGAAACTTGAAGACACAAAGCAGATACGACCGGATGGTTTAGTGATTAATGGTGATGAAGTAAGCACTAA GATATTTGTGATACCAGGCTACGGATACCGGTTACGATTGGTCAACGCAATCGCCTTAGAATGTCCTCTAGTAATTCACGCTTATCGCCATATGATGACCGTCATAGCGACCGATGGGAAATCTGTTCAACCAGTTATGACGTCAGCTGTTAAACTATATccag GAGAGCGCATGGATGTGGTCGTGAGATCGGATCAACCAACTGGCGGGTACTGGATTGACGTCACCGGTCAGGGAGATTGTGAAGGATTGAAAGCCCGCGCTATGCTTCTTTATTCTGGCTTCAACTATACTTCTATGCTAACTGAAGAACCG AACCTGGAGACATATCCCGGATTGGAAACGCGAGAGACGATCAGCGGTCAACAATTGCAATCGCAAAGAGATGTGCCTTCTGTCAGTAGCGTCAAGTCGATATATCTCGGAATCGATAAAACTTATCCTAAGTTCAAGGACAACGACATTGATTTCCGTTATATAAGCGACGCCGTGCCAAACAAGCCTTTTATACCAGCCGCGCTTT CGTCACTTGATAATGTTCTCCAAATAAACGGTAAAAACTTCCTTTACCCTAACGCGCCGTATCTACTGAAACCGCGCGATGTTCGTTCAGAAACCATCTGTCTCGTAGGAGAGGAAGCGAGTAACAAGCAGCCTCAATGTGTACTCGTTTTAAATGCCAAACTCAACGAAGTTGTGGAATTGGTCTTAGCAAACGAAG GACAAAGAAATAACGATACCTATACATTTCATATGCACGGTTATGGTTTGCAAGTGGTTACGACCTGGCGAAGTCCTGACAATAAACCCATAACCAAGGAAGAGATTCAAAGACTGGAACGCGATGGGAAAATTCCAAG GAACTTAAAAAATCCACCAGTGAAGGACACTTTTATGGTTCCAAATAAGGGATTGACGGTTGTGAGATTTACACCAACCGTGGGTGGAAGTTGGCTCCTGGAGTGTAGGTCATGTTCTTTCACTCTACCAGTTGCTATTATAATAAGCGTTCCTCTTTCTATACCTAAACTGGTTCTAGATTCATTACCTAGCTGTGGTAACTATAGACCAGCTGATGTATTACTTAATTGA
- the LOC124533399 gene encoding kallikrein 1-related peptidase b22-like, with protein MNVIVNLLFILLKCYLCLSASTGSQYLDGRVVGGHESKPYSHPYLVTLQLRFFWIRAHVCGGSILSEKWVLTAAHCIQESFLTRWLPMDAIAGAHNVNNFGPKAQINAIGKRFPHPLYPGLASNHLTTTGIGPYDIAVLQTSKPFRFTNEVQPINLPYNNYKIDNDPLTLAGWGALRTTFFIPDLPSRLQEVKVTYIPYQECYAAIEKIKDIDESNPLDKDANICTGPLSGGIAACSGDSGGPLIQYAPRDAFNRIKEAADDYEDYLETDDTERNSIEYKMANTNDTERIPVVLGIVSWGMSPCGDKGAPTVYTKVSEYVDFINEYTKS; from the exons CTTCAACCGGTAGTCAGTATTTAGATGGTAGAGTGGTGGGAGGTCACGAATCTAAACCCTATAGTCATCCTTATTTGGTGACACTCCAGTTAAGGTTCTTTTGGATCCGAGCTCATGTTTGCGGTGGCAGTATATTGAGTGAAAAATGG GTCTTAACAGCTGCGCATTGTATCCAGGAATCGTTTCTTACTAGATGGCTACCAATGGACGCGATAGCTGGAGCCCACAATGTAAATAACTTTGGACCAAAAGCCCAAATAAATGCAATAGGAAAACGGTTTCCACATCCTCTATACCCAGGGTTAGCTTCCAATCACTTGACAACTac agGTATCGGACCATACGATATAGCAGTACTACAAACGAGCAAACCATTCAGATTCACCAATGAAGTTCAACCAATAAACTTACCGTACAATAATTACAAGATCGACAACGACCCTCTGACATTAGCTGGATGGGGAGCTTTGAGGACAACATTTTTCATACCAGACTTACCGAGTAGATTACAAGAGGTTAAAGTTACTTACATCCCTTATCAAG aatgCTATGCAgctatagaaaaaataaaagacatcGACGAAAGTAATCCACTGGATAAAGACGCAAATATTTGTACCGGACCGCTATCAGGTGGGATCGCAGCTTGTAGCGGTGACTCAGGTGGACCTCTCATACAATATGCTCCGAGAGATGCATTTAACCGAATAAAAGAAGCAGCTGACGATTATGAAGATTATCTTGAAACTGATGATACTGAAAGAAATTCTATAGAGTATAAAATGGCCAATACCAATGATACCGAAAGAATCCCAGTTGTTCTCGGTATTGTGTCATGGGGGATGTCTCCTTGTGGCGATAAGGGAGCCCCAACTGTGTATACCAAGGTTTCTGAATATGTCGACTTCATAAATGAATAtactaaatcttaa
- the LOC124533398 gene encoding uncharacterized protein LOC124533398: MKFFGKIKDNLNIVKHNIISNHLESIIWLVNILPNRAGFSILKDKISAPFWIIHTTLLLYVYGVGSVVYQIQFAQGAGDFIKSYVNISILVLTANSSYWFVMKRPLLLAVLGQVNLNDKLARATDLLRKKHEKLLSIIKKILYSFYGFNLLDAFFIYLPHRLDVSNDYYSMTQCYGLEPLTASPNREICLAILFTQELTIMTVVLNYQGLLLLIIAHTSAMYEMLSAEMLAFDVYDESLESQLLVRQRLPSLIRRHALTLSVIKNIKALYSMPFGVNFGSNAVCICLFFYLPLYEWITFAPVLIYCFLVFFLYCFLCQKLVNSSEIFVDAIYSCGWEKFALKEKKMIYVMLLVAHKRIEILAADIIPVNIYTFAKTLQAIFKFITVVKF, translated from the exons atgaaattttttggtaaaataaaagataacctAAATATAgttaaacacaatattataagcAATCATTTGGAAAGTATAATATGGCTGGTAAATATACTACCGAATCGAGCtggtttttcaattttaaaagataaaatatccG caCCCTTCTGGATTATTCATACGACTCTTCTACTGTACGTGTATGGAGTGGGCAGTGTTGTGTACCAGATACAATTTGCGCAGGGTGCTGGTGACTTTATCAAGAGTTACGTCAACATATCTATACTTGTTTTGACTGCTAATAGTAGCTATTGGTTTGTGATGAAgag aCCATTACTATTGGCAGTGCTCGGGCAAGTGAATCTTAATGATAAACTAGCGAGAGCAACAGATTTGCTGAGGAAGAAACATGAAAAACTGCTATCGATTATTAAGAAGATTTTATACAGTTTCTACGGATTCAATCTTTTAGAcgcgttttttatttacttgccCCATCGACTTGACGTCAGTAATGATTATTACTCGATGACACAATGCTACg GGTTGGAACCACTCACGGCCTCTCCGAATCGTGAGATATGCCTGGCAATACTTTTCACACAAGAACTAACCATAATGACTGTTGTTCTCAATTATCAAGGACTACTCCTGCTCATAATTGCCCATACGTCGGCTATGTACGAAATGCTATCCGCGGAAATGCTAGCATTTGATGTATATGATGAAAGTTTAGAGAGTCAATTACTCGTGAGGCAACGTTTGCCGTCTCTGATTCGACGCCACGCTCTGACGTTGAGCGTTATAAAGAACATCAAAGCTTTGTACAGTATGCCGTTCGGTGTCAACTTCGGGTCGAACGCCGTCTGCATCTGTTTGTTCTTCTACCTCCCTTTATACGAATGGATAACTTTCGCCCCAGTTCtcatttattgctttttagttttctttttgtattgtttCCTTTGTCAAAAGTTAGTAAACAGTTCAGAGATATTCGTTGATGCAATCTACAGCTGTGGGTGGGAGAAGTTTGCTTTGAAGGAGAAGAAAAtgatatatgtgatgttgttggTGGCACACAAACGTATAGAAATCTTAGCTGCTGATATTATCccagttaatatttatacttttgcaAAAACTTTACaagccatttttaaatttatcactgTCGTTAAATTCTAA